In a single window of the Streptomyces sp. NBC_00353 genome:
- a CDS encoding IS256 family transposase: protein MPVSENGLSSELLEELAALAAEKVRLGGLRLMGEGGLLPELAQHLMQAALEAEMDVHLAAEAGRAGGRGSRSGGNMRNGYRAKKVMTEVGTVTVQVPRDRLGTFTPRLLPKYARRTGALDEMVLSLTAKGLTSGEIVAHLSEVYGMTTTKETVSTITDKALESMAEWRTRPLDAVYPVVFIDAIHVRIRDGHVANRPVYVAIAVTADGYREILGLWAGDGGEGAKYWQTVLTEIKNRGVRDVLMLVCDGLSALPDAVNTVWPQTVVQTCIVHLIRGSLRYASRRDWADVARDLKPVYTAVNEEQARQRLADFDGTWGKKYPSITGIWERSWSEFVPFLGLPDAIRQVVYTTNAIESLNARYRRAAQACGHFPNETAALKRLYLATLALDPTGRGRQRWNNRWKSALNEFDLLFDGRLTAGRV, encoded by the coding sequence ATGCCGGTATCCGAGAATGGTCTGTCCAGCGAGCTGCTGGAGGAGCTGGCCGCGCTGGCGGCCGAGAAGGTGCGCCTAGGAGGGCTGCGGTTGATGGGCGAGGGCGGGCTGCTGCCCGAGCTGGCCCAGCATCTGATGCAGGCCGCCCTGGAGGCCGAGATGGATGTGCATCTCGCGGCGGAGGCCGGGCGGGCCGGCGGCCGCGGTTCACGCTCGGGCGGCAACATGCGTAACGGCTACCGGGCCAAGAAAGTCATGACGGAGGTCGGCACGGTGACCGTGCAGGTCCCCCGGGACCGCCTGGGCACCTTCACCCCACGGTTGTTGCCCAAGTACGCCCGCCGGACGGGTGCGCTGGACGAGATGGTCCTGTCGCTGACCGCGAAGGGCCTGACCTCCGGCGAGATCGTCGCCCATCTCTCCGAGGTGTACGGGATGACGACCACAAAAGAGACCGTCTCCACCATCACCGACAAAGCTCTGGAGTCGATGGCGGAATGGCGCACCCGCCCGCTCGACGCGGTCTATCCGGTGGTCTTCATCGACGCGATCCACGTCCGTATCCGCGACGGGCACGTCGCGAACCGACCCGTCTATGTGGCCATCGCGGTCACCGCCGACGGCTACCGGGAGATCCTGGGACTGTGGGCCGGCGACGGCGGCGAGGGCGCCAAGTACTGGCAGACCGTCCTGACCGAGATCAAGAACAGGGGCGTCCGCGATGTGTTGATGCTGGTCTGCGACGGCCTCTCCGCCCTGCCCGACGCGGTGAACACCGTCTGGCCGCAGACCGTGGTGCAAACCTGCATCGTCCACCTCATCCGCGGCAGCCTGCGCTACGCGTCCCGCCGCGACTGGGCCGACGTCGCCCGCGACCTCAAGCCCGTCTACACGGCCGTCAACGAGGAGCAGGCCCGGCAGCGACTGGCCGACTTCGACGGCACATGGGGCAAGAAGTACCCGTCGATCACCGGGATCTGGGAACGGTCCTGGAGCGAATTCGTTCCCTTCCTCGGCCTCCCGGACGCCATCCGCCAGGTCGTCTACACCACCAACGCCATCGAGTCGCTGAACGCCCGATACCGACGCGCGGCCCAAGCTTGCGGACACTTCCCCAACGAGACCGCCGCCCTCAAGCGCCTCTACCTGGCCACCCTCGCCCTCGACCCCACCGGACGCGGCCGCCAGCGCTGGAACAACCGCTGGAAGAGCGCGCTGAACGAGTTCGACCTCCTCTTCGACGGCCGCCTCACCGCCGGACGGGTGTAG
- a CDS encoding TetR/AcrR family transcriptional regulator, giving the protein MSQHHAPSLSDTPAKPLRRDAQRNRDAIVAAARTAFAEQGLGASLEGVAREAGVAIGTLYRHFPTRLALVETLFNVKYTELLIAAEEAAAMDDAWEGFCRYMEKLCQLQACDRAFNDLVSARLPLHATGREMHERAKEICTQIMRNAQEQGALRDDVTPQDIAFVIWSQAGIIQATRTIAPRAWRRHLHLMLDAFRTQGAHELPEPPLTSEQADQTLTALECTEEDCREQRP; this is encoded by the coding sequence ATGAGCCAGCACCACGCCCCGTCCCTGAGCGACACCCCGGCGAAACCCCTGCGCCGTGACGCACAGCGCAACAGGGACGCGATCGTGGCCGCCGCCCGCACCGCCTTCGCCGAGCAGGGCCTCGGAGCGTCCCTGGAGGGCGTCGCCCGCGAGGCCGGCGTCGCGATCGGCACGCTCTACCGCCACTTCCCCACCCGCCTCGCCCTGGTCGAAACGCTTTTCAACGTGAAGTACACGGAACTGCTCATCGCCGCGGAAGAGGCCGCGGCCATGGACGACGCCTGGGAGGGATTCTGCCGCTACATGGAGAAACTCTGCCAGCTGCAGGCCTGCGACCGCGCCTTCAACGACCTGGTCTCGGCACGGCTCCCCCTCCACGCGACCGGCCGCGAAATGCACGAACGCGCCAAGGAAATCTGCACCCAGATCATGCGCAACGCCCAGGAACAGGGCGCCCTGCGCGACGACGTCACCCCGCAGGACATCGCCTTCGTGATCTGGTCCCAGGCCGGAATCATCCAGGCCACCCGCACCATCGCCCCCCGGGCCTGGCGCCGCCACCTCCACCTGATGCTCGACGCCTTCCGCACCCAGGGCGCCCACGAACTGCCCGAACCTCCCCTGACCAGCGAGCAGGCCGACCAGACCCTCACCGCTCTCGAGTGCACCGAAGAGGACTGCCGCGAGCAGCGCCCCTGA
- a CDS encoding IS110 family transposase gives MSRIWAGIDSGKGHHHGLALEAGGKTLLSRRVANDEPELLKLIGEVLELADGHQVTWAIDMTGGEPALLLALLINHGQEVLYIPGRLVNRASDGYRGEGKTDARDAYIIADQARMRRDLRPIRPGDETAIELKLLTGRRGDLVEDRTRAVNRLRGTLLSMFPALERALDVTNMGPLKLLTGYQTPGSIRRASTARLTKWLANRKVRNARSLAETAVEAAERQHTAVHGEKTIAKLVHTLAEEVMALNGQISEMDKLIEGRFREHELADIVQSVPGIGAVLGAEFLASVGGGLDGFDSPDALAAFAGVAPAPRDSGKVSGNLHRPNNYHRRLQRVFYTSALVSVQFDPNSRKFYDRKRAEGKKHVQAVLALARRRVNVLWALIRDRRCYEVTPPATTAV, from the coding sequence ATGAGCCGGATATGGGCGGGGATCGATAGCGGCAAGGGCCACCACCATGGCCTCGCATTGGAAGCCGGCGGAAAGACACTGCTGTCTCGGCGAGTTGCCAACGACGAGCCCGAGCTGCTGAAGCTGATCGGTGAGGTTCTGGAGCTGGCTGACGGCCATCAGGTCACCTGGGCCATCGACATGACCGGCGGGGAGCCCGCGCTGCTGCTGGCCCTGCTGATTAACCATGGCCAGGAAGTCCTATACATCCCCGGCCGCTTGGTGAACCGGGCCTCCGACGGCTACCGAGGTGAGGGAAAGACCGACGCCCGTGACGCCTACATCATCGCCGACCAGGCCAGGATGCGCCGCGACCTGCGGCCCATCCGCCCCGGCGACGAAACCGCCATCGAGCTCAAGCTGCTGACCGGCCGCCGCGGCGACCTGGTCGAGGACCGCACCCGCGCGGTGAACCGTCTGCGCGGCACCCTGCTGAGCATGTTCCCGGCCCTGGAGAGGGCACTGGACGTGACCAATATGGGCCCGCTCAAGCTCCTTACGGGCTACCAGACCCCGGGCTCGATCCGCCGCGCCAGCACCGCGCGGCTGACGAAGTGGCTGGCCAATCGCAAGGTCCGCAACGCGCGATCCCTTGCCGAAACGGCCGTCGAGGCCGCCGAGCGCCAGCACACAGCTGTCCACGGAGAAAAGACCATCGCGAAGCTGGTCCACACCCTGGCCGAGGAGGTGATGGCCCTCAACGGGCAGATCTCCGAGATGGACAAGCTCATCGAGGGCCGGTTTCGCGAGCACGAACTCGCCGACATAGTCCAGAGCGTCCCGGGTATCGGTGCTGTGCTCGGCGCGGAGTTCCTCGCCTCGGTCGGCGGAGGCCTGGACGGGTTCGACTCCCCGGACGCGCTGGCGGCCTTCGCCGGCGTCGCTCCCGCGCCTCGTGACTCGGGCAAGGTCAGCGGCAATCTCCACCGGCCGAACAACTACCACCGAAGACTCCAGCGCGTCTTCTATACCTCTGCGCTGGTGAGCGTCCAGTTCGACCCGAACTCGCGGAAATTCTACGATCGCAAACGCGCCGAGGGCAAGAAGCATGTCCAGGCCGTGCTCGCCCTTGCCCGCCGACGCGTCAACGTCCTGTGGGCCCTGATCCGTGACCGACGGTGCTACGAAGTCACACCCCCTGCGACCACAGCCGTTTGA